A genomic region of Aspergillus oryzae RIB40 DNA, chromosome 1 contains the following coding sequences:
- a CDS encoding uncharacterized protein (predicted protein): protein MRMSWYEVATNKYINFWTTLQNKQFCNIDHRAYFVRLFVLWSTDLKGWAGQGLIKDHICILGRLAILGLVHWSLTPLLMYKLCVYSHHIGYNKSKYKKPHGPSQ, encoded by the exons ATGAGGATGAGC TGGTATGAGGTTGCTACAAACAAATATATTAACTTCTGGACTACATTGCAAAACAAGCAATTCT GCAATATTGATCACCGTGCATACTTTGTCCGACTCTTCGTTCTCTGGAGTACAGATCT AAAGGGGTGGGCCGGTCAAGGTTTAATTAAGGATCATATCTGCATCTTAGGGCGTCTGGCGATTCTTGGCTTAGTACACTGGTCT ttaacACCACTGCTGATGTACAAGCTATGTGTTTACAGCCATCATATAGGATATAATAAAAGCAAATATAAAAAGCCTCATGGTCCTTCCCAGTAA
- a CDS encoding putative C6 finger domain protein (predicted protein), protein MSAGKPQMVNMPSNVWSPGPNPMATMPMAQGLPTPTVPSQPQTLSPAPTYAIQPDGSVWQVPPTRPMTYPPPPDMAAAPYPNPGQFQQPPPDMNPDMASPVQPFPGNHVNPQSPLPTDLQGTPVAVTYAGTPAAMGFPAWQDVNNMSPMNVVQYQMYAGDAAQQASFGSPPPMGHPGQRQSPR, encoded by the coding sequence ATGTCGGCGGGGAAACCACAGATGGTGAACATGCCTTCCAATGTATGGAGCCCGGGACCGAACCCCATGGCCACCATGCCAATGGCACAAGGGCTTCCGACCCCGACAGTCCCCTCACAACCGCAGACGCTCAGTCCCGCGCCGACATATGCTATACAACCGGATGGATCAGTATGGCAAGTGCCCCCAACACGACCTATGACCTATCCCCCGCCGCCAGACATGGCTGCGGCACCGTACCCCAATCCTGGCCAATTCCAGCAACCTCCCCCAGATATGAACCCCGACATGGCCAGCCCAGTGCAGCCTTTCCCGGGCAACCATGTTAATCCGCAGAGCCCTCTACCGACGGACCTTCAGGGGACGCCAGTTGCAGTAACATACGCTGGTACCCCCGCAGCAATGGGGTTTCCTGCCTGGCAAGACGTGAATAATATGTCGCCCATGAATGTCGTTCAGTATCAGATGTATGCTGGGGACGCTGCACAACAAGCGTCGTTTGGTAGTCCACCCCCAATGGGCCATCCAGGCCAACGACAGTCTCCCCGGTAA